A genomic window from Solanum stenotomum isolate F172 chromosome 10, ASM1918654v1, whole genome shotgun sequence includes:
- the LOC125878425 gene encoding ATP-dependent Clp protease proteolytic subunit-related protein 2, chloroplastic: MAVALPTTSSSYLHSKTKIPKSSLSCASKVYVGLRIQSPGSYGVATSNLNVDFFSRVHKSIESGTKDGKATRAQVTMMPIGTPKVPYRNPTDSSWQWVDLWNALYRERVIFIGEEINEEFSNQILATMLYLDSIDSSKKLYMFINGPGGDLTPTMAIYDTMQSLKSAVGTHCVGFAYNLAAFLLAAGEKGNRCAMPLSRIALESPAGAARGQADDIRNEAEELLRIRNYLFKELSEKTGQPIEKVHKDLSRVKRFTAKEALEYGLIDRIVRPSRIDGDAPPRDITAGLG, from the exons ATGGCAGTAGCTCTTCCAACAACTTCTTCCTCGTATCTGCACTCTAAAACTAAAATCCCTAAGTCTTCTTTAAG CTGCGCCAGCAAAGTTTATGTTGGATTAAGAATCCAATCTCCAG GTTCTTATGGGGTTGCAACATCTAATTTAAATGTTGATTTTTTCAGCAGAGTTCACAAAAGTATTGAATCCgg AACTAAAGATGGCAAAGCAACACGTGCACAAGTTACCATGATGCCCATTGGGACACCCAAGGTGCCCTATAGAAATCCAACTGACTCATCGTGGCAATGGGTTGATTTGTGGAATGCTCTT TACCGCGAACGTGTTATTTTCATTGGAGAAGAGATAAATGAAGAATTTAGCAACCAGATATTGGCAACAATGCTGTACCTTGACAGTATTGATAGTTCCAAGAAGCTCTACATGTTTATCAATGGCCCTGGTGGTGAT CTAACTCCAACCATGGCCATTTACGACACAATGCAAAGTCTGAAAAGTGCTGTTGGTACCCACTGTGTGGGCTTTGCCTACAATCTTGCCGCTTTTCTTCTTGCTGCTGGAGAAAAG GGCAATCGATGTGCAATGCCTCTTTCAAGGATTGCACTAGAATCTCCAGCTGGAGCTGCACGCGGACAG GCTGATGATATCCGTAATGAAGCAGAAGAACTTCTCAGAATTAGAAATTACCTTTTCAAGGAGTTGTCTGAGAAGACGGGCCAGCCTATTGAAAAG GTTCACAAGGATTTGAGTCGGGTGAAGCGATTCACTGCTAAAGAAGCTCTTGAATATGGTCTTATTGACCGTATAGTTAGGCCTTCCCGTATTGACGGAGATGCTCCGCCGAGGGATATCACAGCAGGTCTTGGTTAA
- the LOC125842347 gene encoding AT-hook motif nuclear-localized protein 1-like: MEGSNSGVTVLGSDAPSDYHVAARTTENPTTQTVTSQVVVVSPTPATAVSAGAGLTALSVKKKRGRPRKYAPDGSVNVLSPKPISSSAPSPVIDFSSSEKRGKIRPVGLVSKIHKQPKVDLETPGEWVSCSVGANFTPHIITVNTGEDVTMKVISFSQQGPRAICILSANGVISSVTLRQPDSSGGTLTYEGRFEILSLTGSFMPSETGGMRNRSGGMSVSLASPDGRVVGGGVAGLLVAASPVQIVIGSFLAGDQHEQRTKKNKPEPIIAAVPLPETEDPYHSSVKQTTPTSSSFRVDNWSAPDSRNKPAEINVTLPA; encoded by the exons aTGGAGGGGAGTAACAGTGGAGTTACAGTACTGGGATCAGATGCTCCATCAGATTACCATGTGGCAGCAAGGACCACTGAGAATCCGACAACACAGACAGTGACATCCCAGGTTGTTGTTGTTTCACCAACGCCTGCAACAGCCGTGTCTGCCGGCGCCGGCTTAACAGCTCTgagtgtgaagaagaagagaggcaGACCAAGAAAGTATGCACCAGATGGGTCTGTAAATGTTCTTTCCCCAAAGCCAATTTCATCATCTGCACCGTCGCCGGTGATTGATTTTTCGTCGTCGGAGAAAAGGGGGAAAATCCGGCCAGTTGGGTTAGTTAGTAAAATACATAAGCAACCTAAAGTTGATTTAGAAACTCCAG GTGAATGGGTTTCATGCTCTGTTGGTGCTAATTTTACACCTCATATTATTACTGTAAATACTGGAGAG GATGTCACCATGAAGGTTATATCATTCTCTCAACAAGGGCCTCGAGCAATATGCATTCTTTCAGCAAATGGTGTAATTTCAAGTGTTACACTTCGTCAACCAGACTCCTCTGGTGGCACATTGACGTATGAG GGCCGGTTTGAGATACTGTCTTTGACTGGATCATTTATGCCATCAGAGACTGGAGGAATGAGAAACAGATCTGGCGGAATGAGTGTCTCCCTAGCAAGCCCTGATGGGCGTGTTGTAGGGGGTGGAGTAGCCGGTCTATTAGTAGCTGCCAGTCCTGTGCAG ATTGTTATAGGCAGCTTTCTTGCTGGAGACCAACATGAACAGAGAACCAAGAAGAACAAACCGGAGCCTATTATTGCTGCTGTTCCTCTACCCGAGACGGAAGACCCTTATCACTCCTCAGTAAAACAAACTACACCAACTTCCTCTTCTTTCCGCGTAGATAATTGGTCAGCCCCTGATTCTAGGAATAAACCAGCTGAAATAAATGTAACTCTTCCAGCATAG